In Stieleria varia, one genomic interval encodes:
- the nadD gene encoding nicotinate (nicotinamide) nucleotide adenylyltransferase: MRRKRIGIFGGSFDPVHLGHLWIAETAMERLQLDALHWIPVAQSPLKARNPLASDQQRLEMLALAVSGRDGWVVDDREIRREGVSYTVDTVEQLQAEMPDTDWYLIIGSDSLASMERWHEPEKLLRQVTLAVVQRGGQPEIEFSVLDGLVDAARVEEFRQSVIKMPVIEISSSEIRERVGQGSSIRFRVPRPVETYIEANDLYPPLP, translated from the coding sequence ATGCGACGAAAACGGATCGGAATCTTTGGCGGGTCATTTGATCCGGTACACCTGGGACACTTGTGGATCGCCGAAACAGCGATGGAAAGACTGCAGTTGGATGCATTGCATTGGATTCCGGTGGCACAGTCGCCGTTGAAAGCCCGGAACCCGCTTGCCAGTGACCAGCAACGTCTGGAGATGTTGGCTTTGGCGGTCAGTGGTCGCGACGGGTGGGTGGTCGACGATCGTGAGATTCGACGCGAAGGGGTCAGTTACACGGTCGACACGGTGGAGCAATTGCAAGCCGAGATGCCCGACACGGATTGGTATCTGATCATCGGCAGTGACTCCCTGGCCTCGATGGAGCGATGGCACGAGCCGGAAAAGCTACTTCGTCAGGTGACGTTGGCGGTGGTGCAGCGAGGTGGCCAACCGGAGATCGAGTTTTCGGTGTTGGACGGTTTGGTTGATGCGGCGCGTGTGGAGGAGTTTCGTCAGAGTGTGATCAAGATGCCCGTGATCGAGATATCCAGCAGCGAGATCCGCGAGCGAGTAGGGCAGGGCAGTAGCATTCGTTTCCGCGTCCCACGTCCGGTCGAAACGTATATCGAAGCAAACGATCTGTATCCGCCGCTGCCTTAG
- a CDS encoding WD40 repeat domain-containing protein — protein MNASLFCRFTALILLTCLPNHLSGQEPSNRREPVEFDRTPTVWSWELPKEVVDETAIFDASFSSDGQLVAIGDSLGRIMIRRLDNIEPLHTLNDEHNVPIRHVRFINNDRLLATLDLDGKLVIWNVDEGSKLTELTADGKLQALAVGKDTTQLVGLSDQPALCRWSVNPNSEIMAGESVPLDQPYRLLSASENSDVLMLAGDNDWQQRRWPSLDVHAKGSSNGPNISALRASPSGNRFALGRQDGEVLVYDVRSGKQEFRWRKHPTAVTCLTFSQSGSTLLSGCLRDRIRMWDLATGEHVNDRDVGLPLVTVLQLSKDDQKLCVAGMGHDINVFGVQVPSERFIPAIRRPKASNDKAVFAVRFLLGTDEIAVVPKFGTMERLDLDAMLVSRCTEIVPGNDRLKLAAISPDGMLTAHAYQSGNVRVIDSVQSKVVWEFKHPPSADAIAFSPDSKQLAIAGGHGSTIQLRNLDDGSLLWSDITAGQSLRGICFATDGQSVFTGGHKLDAENRHLGVLTHWSADNGNEISKAQSKDIYASVAISPHATRCVTGGVSGRICVFDQDLQRLRMFDVGGRGGIHRLKLIDERRLLVATYKGSLLMVDVETGQELARFEPLPENRQMPFRSIDYHPKNNLIVAAGGYDNRETMRVYYLDETVKK, from the coding sequence ATGAACGCCAGTCTTTTTTGTCGATTCACGGCACTGATCTTGCTGACCTGCCTGCCCAATCATCTGTCGGGCCAGGAACCGTCCAATCGACGAGAGCCGGTGGAGTTCGATCGGACGCCGACCGTTTGGTCGTGGGAACTGCCGAAGGAAGTGGTCGATGAGACCGCGATCTTTGACGCTTCATTTTCAAGTGACGGACAACTGGTGGCGATCGGCGATTCGCTCGGTCGGATCATGATTCGTCGCCTCGACAACATCGAACCGCTGCATACCCTCAACGACGAACACAACGTCCCGATTCGGCACGTGCGTTTCATCAACAATGATCGGCTGCTCGCAACACTGGATCTCGATGGCAAACTGGTCATTTGGAATGTTGACGAAGGAAGCAAACTCACGGAGCTGACGGCGGATGGCAAACTGCAAGCTCTGGCGGTTGGCAAAGACACGACACAACTCGTCGGCTTGTCCGATCAACCAGCCTTGTGCCGCTGGAGTGTGAACCCGAACTCAGAGATCATGGCCGGCGAGTCGGTCCCGTTGGACCAACCCTACCGGCTTCTTTCAGCAAGCGAAAACTCCGATGTCTTGATGCTTGCAGGCGACAACGACTGGCAACAGCGTCGCTGGCCGAGTCTGGACGTGCACGCAAAGGGTTCCTCCAATGGACCGAACATCAGCGCACTGCGAGCGAGCCCCTCGGGGAATCGTTTCGCTCTGGGACGTCAAGATGGCGAAGTCTTGGTGTACGACGTTCGATCGGGCAAACAAGAATTCAGATGGCGAAAGCACCCCACCGCGGTGACTTGTCTCACTTTTTCTCAATCGGGCAGCACGTTGTTGAGCGGTTGTCTGCGAGATCGCATTCGCATGTGGGACTTGGCAACCGGTGAACACGTCAACGATCGCGACGTGGGGTTGCCGTTGGTGACTGTGCTACAACTTTCCAAAGATGACCAGAAACTCTGTGTTGCCGGGATGGGTCACGACATCAACGTATTTGGCGTCCAAGTACCCTCGGAGCGATTCATTCCCGCCATCCGTCGCCCCAAAGCGTCCAACGACAAAGCGGTTTTCGCGGTGCGATTCTTGCTTGGGACAGACGAGATCGCCGTCGTTCCCAAGTTCGGTACGATGGAACGACTCGACTTGGATGCCATGCTGGTTTCGCGGTGCACGGAAATCGTCCCAGGAAACGACCGGCTAAAACTGGCTGCGATTTCGCCTGATGGAATGCTTACGGCACACGCCTACCAGTCTGGAAACGTACGTGTTATCGACTCGGTCCAATCCAAAGTCGTTTGGGAGTTCAAACATCCGCCGAGCGCCGACGCGATCGCGTTTTCTCCAGACTCCAAACAACTGGCCATCGCCGGCGGTCACGGTTCGACCATCCAACTCAGGAACCTTGACGATGGCAGTCTCCTCTGGAGCGACATCACCGCGGGCCAATCGCTCCGAGGCATCTGCTTTGCCACTGACGGTCAATCAGTTTTCACCGGTGGTCACAAATTGGATGCCGAGAACCGGCATCTTGGAGTGCTCACCCACTGGTCTGCCGACAACGGCAACGAAATCAGCAAGGCTCAATCAAAAGACATCTACGCGAGTGTCGCAATCAGCCCTCATGCAACACGCTGCGTCACCGGCGGCGTGAGCGGACGTATCTGTGTGTTCGATCAAGATCTACAACGTCTACGAATGTTTGACGTGGGCGGCAGAGGTGGCATTCACCGGCTGAAATTGATTGACGAGCGTCGACTACTTGTCGCCACGTACAAGGGCAGCCTCTTGATGGTCGACGTGGAAACAGGCCAGGAACTGGCAAGATTTGAACCGCTCCCCGAGAATCGCCAGATGCCCTTCCGCAGCATCGACTACCACCCCAAAAACAACCTCATCGTCGCAGCAGGCGGCTACGACAACCGCGAAACCATGCGGGTCTATTATTTGGACGAAACTGTGAAGAAATGA
- the priA gene encoding replication restart helicase PriA, with protein MSPSPAPTDPPPEPDPHGSLSAPGFFDTDAESTDPDDGTVSTQGTLFDTDPPPWELAAQEDIAVASVVFSDAPHGPYDYRIPDAMREHLQPGMRVHVPLARRKRPTVGWCIETKQGSSHNRSLSDVAEILDDEPLCDPPLVRLVTWMSHYYQSPAGQVFDTLIPSSVRTNAGTRETTYLSPAPSTDDETVVAALPAKQQRVLRLLIAAARPMTSSQLQIHAECTAAPVNTLRKKGLLRETVRREMTSGSSTRWQIDDGEKNQTHDLTEDQTNALQKITAALDTGKAATLLLHGVTGSGKTEVYIKAIEHVVKFGRAAIVLVPEISLTPQTRGRFERRFPSVAVLHSQMTPAERHFQWQRIRSGEVQVVVGPRSAVFAPLPRLGLIIIDEEHDGSFKQDSQPRYHARKVAFARAQSLGIPLLLGSATPSLESWHATRTGHAEMISMPNRVGNRPMPDVQLVDLRLKEDRGRRGAISRQLHLAVTEVLNEKGQVILLLNRRGFATTIQCPACGHVVACPDCDMPLTHHRDGSKAVCHYCDYTIATPPWCPACKFDGIRYSGLGTQRLEEEVKARFPGARIARMDSDTMRRPGSHQKVLSAFRSGELDLLLGTQMIAKGLDFPNVLLVGVINADGALHFPDFRAAERTFQLVTQVAGRTGRGNRGGRVIVQTFSPEHMAIQAASRHDYYQFAEAEMINRAKFNYPPLGSVARIIIRGAIEEVTEATAESLVGRLEAAKQSLGADVRILGPAPPPIVKLRGKYRFHILLQALDPRKLGDTIRTATKTFKIPEKDDVQYVIDIDPVDML; from the coding sequence ATGTCACCCTCCCCTGCCCCGACCGATCCGCCGCCGGAACCAGACCCGCATGGCAGCCTGTCTGCTCCGGGATTCTTTGACACGGACGCCGAGTCAACGGACCCGGATGATGGCACGGTATCCACCCAGGGAACCCTGTTCGACACCGATCCGCCGCCATGGGAACTGGCGGCCCAAGAAGACATCGCGGTGGCCAGCGTGGTATTCAGCGACGCGCCCCACGGTCCCTACGATTACCGCATCCCCGACGCCATGCGAGAACACCTGCAACCTGGCATGCGCGTCCACGTTCCGCTGGCCCGTCGCAAACGACCGACCGTAGGATGGTGCATCGAAACCAAACAAGGCTCATCGCACAACCGCTCGCTGAGTGACGTCGCTGAAATCCTAGACGATGAGCCTCTTTGCGATCCGCCGCTGGTTCGGTTGGTTACTTGGATGAGCCACTACTATCAATCGCCGGCCGGCCAAGTCTTTGACACGCTGATCCCATCCAGCGTCCGCACCAATGCGGGCACCCGCGAAACAACATACCTCTCCCCTGCCCCGTCGACCGACGACGAAACCGTCGTTGCCGCCCTGCCTGCCAAACAACAACGCGTCCTGCGTCTGCTGATCGCCGCTGCTCGTCCGATGACGTCGTCTCAATTGCAAATCCACGCCGAATGCACGGCCGCGCCGGTCAACACGCTGCGCAAAAAAGGTCTGCTCCGCGAAACCGTGCGACGCGAAATGACGTCGGGTTCTTCCACACGATGGCAGATCGATGATGGCGAAAAAAACCAGACGCACGATTTGACCGAGGACCAAACCAATGCCCTACAAAAAATCACCGCGGCACTGGATACCGGCAAAGCAGCCACATTGCTGCTGCACGGCGTGACCGGCAGCGGCAAAACAGAGGTCTACATCAAAGCGATCGAGCACGTGGTGAAGTTCGGCCGTGCAGCGATTGTCCTGGTCCCCGAGATCAGCCTCACTCCGCAAACACGCGGACGATTCGAACGTCGTTTCCCCTCCGTCGCCGTGTTGCACAGTCAGATGACTCCCGCCGAACGGCACTTTCAATGGCAACGCATTCGCAGCGGCGAAGTCCAAGTGGTGGTGGGGCCACGAAGTGCCGTCTTTGCTCCCCTGCCCCGCCTCGGTCTGATCATCATCGACGAAGAGCACGACGGGTCCTTCAAACAAGACAGCCAGCCTAGGTACCACGCACGCAAAGTCGCTTTTGCACGCGCGCAGTCGCTCGGCATTCCGCTCTTGCTCGGCAGCGCTACCCCATCACTCGAGTCGTGGCACGCGACTCGAACCGGACACGCGGAAATGATCAGCATGCCCAACCGCGTGGGCAATCGACCGATGCCCGATGTCCAACTGGTCGACTTGAGACTCAAGGAAGACCGCGGTCGACGCGGAGCGATCAGCCGACAGTTGCACTTGGCCGTCACGGAAGTGCTCAACGAAAAAGGCCAAGTCATCTTGTTGCTCAATCGTCGCGGTTTCGCCACCACGATTCAGTGCCCCGCCTGCGGTCACGTGGTCGCTTGCCCCGACTGCGACATGCCATTGACACATCACCGCGATGGCAGCAAAGCCGTCTGTCATTACTGCGATTACACCATCGCAACGCCACCGTGGTGCCCGGCGTGCAAGTTCGATGGGATTCGCTACAGCGGTCTGGGCACACAACGATTGGAAGAAGAAGTCAAAGCGAGATTTCCCGGCGCACGGATCGCCCGCATGGACAGCGACACGATGCGACGCCCCGGCAGCCACCAGAAAGTCCTGTCCGCGTTTCGCTCGGGGGAATTGGATCTGCTGCTGGGAACGCAAATGATCGCCAAAGGCTTGGACTTTCCCAACGTATTGCTCGTCGGCGTGATCAACGCCGACGGTGCCCTGCACTTCCCCGATTTCCGAGCCGCCGAACGGACGTTCCAGTTGGTCACCCAAGTCGCCGGACGCACGGGACGTGGCAACCGCGGCGGACGCGTGATCGTGCAGACGTTTTCGCCCGAGCACATGGCCATCCAAGCCGCCTCACGCCACGATTACTACCAGTTCGCCGAAGCCGAGATGATCAATCGGGCGAAGTTCAACTATCCACCGCTGGGCAGCGTCGCCCGCATCATCATCCGAGGCGCGATCGAGGAGGTGACCGAAGCGACCGCGGAATCTCTCGTCGGACGCTTGGAAGCCGCCAAGCAATCGCTCGGCGCCGATGTCCGCATCCTTGGCCCCGCGCCGCCGCCCATCGTCAAGCTCCGCGGCAAATACCGCTTCCATATTTTGCTGCAAGCCTTGGATCCGCGGAAACTCGGCGACACGATTCGCACCGCCACCAAAACCTTCAAAATCCCCGAAAAAGACGACGTCCAATACGTGATCGACATCGACCCTGTGGACATGCTGTAG
- a CDS encoding NADPH-dependent FMN reductase produces the protein MFLVLSSSLNPNSRSRILGRAALQQLQEQKRETTWFDLVEFPLPICDGATAYGDAHVQKLAELIEQSHGIFIASPVYNYDVNAALKNAIELTGKRWTGKVVSLMLAAGGGVSYMSAMGLANSLMLDFRCHIVPRFVYATGESFEGNELADEDIQTRVNLVVTETLRLADALRNHDA, from the coding sequence ATGTTCTTGGTCCTCAGCAGCAGCCTCAATCCGAACAGCCGAAGCCGCATCTTGGGCCGTGCCGCCCTGCAACAATTGCAGGAACAGAAACGTGAGACCACTTGGTTTGATCTGGTGGAGTTTCCCCTGCCGATCTGTGACGGCGCAACAGCCTACGGTGATGCTCACGTCCAGAAACTCGCCGAGCTGATCGAGCAATCGCACGGCATCTTCATCGCATCCCCCGTCTACAACTACGACGTCAACGCCGCTCTGAAAAACGCGATCGAACTGACCGGCAAACGTTGGACGGGCAAAGTCGTCTCACTCATGCTGGCCGCCGGCGGTGGCGTCAGCTACATGTCGGCAATGGGTTTGGCCAATAGCCTGATGCTGGATTTCCGTTGCCACATCGTGCCCCGATTCGTCTATGCGACCGGCGAAAGTTTCGAAGGCAACGAACTGGCAGACGAAGACATCCAAACCCGCGTGAACCTCGTCGTCACCGAAACCCTCAGACTCGCCGACGCCCTCCGCAACCACGACGCGTGA